The genomic region GCCGCTCCTGCCACTGCGGTCGCTCGGGCACGGCGAGCCGCTTCATGAGCTGGCCCCGTGCAAGGAGGCCGAGGAGCCGAAGCCGCCCCGGGAGACGCTGCCGGTCACCGTCTTCACCGCAGTGGCGCTGCCGCCGGCGGCGGCCTGGCCGAACCGGGCGTTCGTGCCCAGGGGCGTCGCGATCCCGGACTGCCGGCCGAAGTAGTACGGCCGGCCGAGATGGTAGTAGAACCAGGGACCCATCCACATGCCGGTGCCGCCGGCCTCTGCCTCGCAGTCGTCCTCACTGCCCCAGTCCTCCACACAGGCTTGGCGGGAGCTGTAGACCGCCCGCTGGGTCTCCTGGTCATCGGCACAGGCCGCCAGCTGCAAGGTGGCCAGGATGGTGAGGGCGATGACGGGCGAGCGCTTCATGGCGTCTCCGGGGCTCCCGGCTCTCTGCCCTGTTCGCGGTACACCAGGACCATCTCGTGCAAGGCGTCACGAAGCATCTGGCGGCATTCCTCGATGGTAGCCCCCTCGGTGACGACTTCGGGCCACTCCACGAGCTGGCCCATGTAACCGGATTCAACCTTGGAATACTTCGCCGTGTAGGTAGTCATGGCCTTCCTCCTCGGTGCCTCTGGGCAACAGCTGAAGGGCCAGCTCGATGGCGGCCGCGGTGTCAGCCACTCCCTTCCTGAACGTCTCCCGGCACCTCAGGCGCCGCCGGATACAGAAGATGGGACGCCACCCGCTCCCGGTAGCTGGCCAGATCTTCTTGCCAGCCGGCCACCAGGTCGGCGAGATCGGCGCCGGCTTCCAGGGCCAGTCGCAGCGCCCGGCTGCCCAGGATGAGGTCCAGGGGCAGGCGCTCGAATTCGTACTCGTAGGGGGGCGGCTTGTAGGCAAGGGCCTCGGGATAGAGGGCGAGGCAGGCCCGCAGGAGGGCGAGGCTCAGGCGGTACGGCTGGAAGGTGACCGGGTCGGTGACGTGGATCTGGAAGCCGCAACAAAAAGACCCCTGCCACTTGTTGGCGGTGGGCTCGAAGGCCACCGGCCGAAGGATAGCGCCGGCCAAGTCCGGGGCAGAGAGCCGCTCCCGGATGGCGGCCGGCTGCCAGTACGGCGCCCCGCACAGCTCGAAGGGCATGGTGGTGCCCCGGCCTTCCGAGACGTTGGTCCCTTCCCAGAGCACCTGGCCGGGATAGACCAGGGCGGCGGCAAAGGTGGGCATATTGGGGGAAGGAAAGACCCAGGGCAGACCGGTGTCCGGGAAGAGCATCCCGCGCTGCCAGCCGGCCATGGGGATGACTGAGAGGTCGGCGCCGATGCCGAAGCCGTCGTTGGCCAGGCGGGCGAATTCGGCCACGGTGAGGCCGTGGCGCATGGGAAGCGGGTAGAGGCCGACAAAGGAGCGGCAGTCGCCGGCCAGGAGGTTGCCCTCCACGGCCAGGCCGCCCAGGGGGTTGGGCCGGTCGAGGACCAGGACCTGTCTGCCGGCTGCCGCACAGGCCTTGAGGCAGTAAGCAACGGTGGAAAAGAAGGTGTAGACCCGGGTGCCCACGTCCTGGATGTCGATGACCAGGACATCGATGTCCGCCAGCATGGCCGGGGTCGGCGTGCGGGTCTCGCCGTAGAGGCTCCAGACCGGCAGGCCGGAAAAAGGATCCCGGCCGTGGGCGGTCTCGATCATGTTGTCCTGCTTGTCGGCAAAAAAGCCGTGCTGGGGGGTAAAAAGGCTGATCAGGCCGCCGGGGAAGGCCCCGGCCAGGATCTCCCGGCTGTGGCGGAAGGCGCGGTCACAGCTGGCCTGGTTGCACAGGAGGCCCAGGCGCCGGCCCTGCAGCCATTTCGGGGGATCGGCGGCCAGGACCTCGATGCCGAGGTGGACGGCGGGGGCGGACACGGGGCGGGGCCTCACCAGGCCATCCGCACCTTGATGCCGTGGCCGTGCAGGTAGTCCTTGATCTGCCGGACCGTGTAGGTGCCGTAATGGGTCATGGAGGCGATGAGGCCGGCGTCGGCGTGGCCCTCGGCCAGGACCGCCCGGATGTGCTCCGGTGTGCCGGCTCCACCGGAGGCGATGACCGGGATGGTCACTGCCTGGGAGATCATGGGGGTGAGCGTCATCTCGTAGCCGGCCTTGGTGCCGTCGGCGTCGATGGAGTTGAGGCAGATCTCGCCCGCCCCCAGCCGCTCCACCTCCCTCGCCCACCACAAGGCGTCCACCCCCATGAACGTGCGGCCGCCGTTGATCACCATCTCGTAGCCGGAAGGGATATGCGCCGAGGGCTCCACCTTCTTGACGTCCATGCCGACGACGATGCACTGGCTGCCGAAGGCCCGGGCGCCCTCGCTGATGATGCCTGGATTCTTCATGGCCGCGCTGTTGACGCTCACCTTCTCGGCGCCGGCCAGAAGCACCCGCCGCATGTCGTCCACGGTGCGGATGCCGCCGCCCACTGAAAAGGGGATGAAGATCGCCTCGGCGGTGCGGCGCACCACGTCGATCATGATGTCCCGCTGGTCGCTGGAGGCGGTGATGTCGTAGAAGACGATCTCGTCCGCACCCTCTTCGTAATAGAAGCGGGCCATCTCCACCGGGTCGCCGATGTCGACGTTGTCCTTGAACCTGATCCCTTTGGTGGTGCGTCCGGCCCGGACATCCAGGCAGGGGATGATGCGCTTCGAGAGCATCAGGGCCTCCAGCGGCAGAAGTTGTCGAGGATGGCCAGCCCGGCCGGGCCGCTCTTCTCCGGGTGGAACTGCACCGCCACCAGGGAGTCCTTGGCCACCGCCGAGGTGACCTCGATGCCGTAGCGGGTGACGCCCACCACCGCGTCTGCCGCCTCCGGCGCCACCTCCGGGTAGTAGCCGTGCACGAAATAGAATTCGTGCTCGGGCGCAAGGCCGGCAAAGACCGGGTGCTGGCGGACGAATCGCACCTGGTTCCACCCCATGTGGGGGATCTTGAGCCGCTCCCCCCCCTCGAACAAGGGGTCGGGGAAGGCCCGCACCCGGCCGGGGAGAAGGCCCAGACAGGTGGCGTCGTTCTCGTCGCTGGCCGAAAAGATGATCTGGGTGCCCAGGCAGATGCCCAGGATGGGGATGCCGGCGGCAAAGGCCTCCCGGAGCACGGCGTCAAGACCCAGGGCGACGAGATCGGTCATGGCCTGGCCGGCCGCGCCCACGCCGGGGAAGATGATCCGCTCCGCCCCCTTCAGGACCTCCGGCTGGTGGGAGATGACCACCGGCCGGCCGAGGTGGCGTACCGCCCGCTCGACACTGGTGAGGTTGCCGGCCTTGTAATCGACGATGGCGATCATGGGCGTTGTTCCGGAGAGGAGTGTGGGCTAAGATGGTGGCTTCCGGCCGGTTGCGGCCGGAAAAGAGCCGCATTTAACACCCGCCGCCGGGTGAAGTCAACGCCCCGGCAGCCCCCCGTTCCCGGCACCGCCGGCACAGGAAAGCACAAAGCTTATGAAGATCGCCATCAGCGGCAAGGGCGGGGTGGGCAAGACCACGATCCTGGCCCTTCTGGCCGTCGGCCTGCGGCGCCACGGCCGCGAGGTCCTGGTCATCGACGCCGATCCCAGCCCGCACATGGCCGCCACCCTGGGCTTTGCCGATGTGAGCGCCATCACCCCGGTGGCGGAGATGAAGGAGCTCCTGAAGGAGCGCTCCGGCAAGGAGGAGGGCTCCCCGTTCTACCAGCTCAACCCCCGGGTGGACGACCTCCTGGCCCGGTTCATGGTCCACAAGGAGGGCATCCATCTCATGGTGGTGGGCGCCATCGCCACCGGTGGCGGCGGCTGCGCCTGCGCCGAGAACACCGTCCTCCGGCGCCTCACCACCAGGCTCCTCCTCTCCCCGTCCCAGGTGGTGCTCCTGGACATGGAGGCCGGGGTGGAGCATCTGGGCCGGGGCACAGTGGCCGGGGTCGACCACCTCCTGGTGGTGGTGATTCCGACCCAGTCCAGCGTCCGGACCGGCCTGCGCATCCAGGAGCTGGCCCGGCAGGTAGGGATCCCAAGAATCTCCTTTGTCGGCAACCAGGTGGCTGGCCCGGAGGATGAGGCCTTCCTGGCGACCGCCCTGGGAGCGCCGCCGGCCGCCGCCTTCCCGGATGCCGCCGCCATCCGCCAGGCCGAGCGGCGCCGCACCCCCATCGATACGGTGGCCGCTGACCATGCCGCCGCCACCGATGCCCTCATCGCCCATCTCCTGGCGTAGAGCCAGGATTACAGGAGGTCTCATGAAGCTCTATACCTATCTGACCGGTCCCGACGATTCCACCTTCTGCAAAAGGGTCTGCGAGCGGCTCAACAACGGCTGGCAGCTCTACGGCAATCCCACCCTCACCTTTGACGGCAAGAATGTCATCGCCGGCCAGGCGCTGGTGAAGGAGGTGGAGGGGGCCTACCACCCGGAGATCGACCTCAAAGCCATGTAGTCAGACCAGGGCGCTGGCCCGCTCCTGGAGCTTCTCGACCCCGGCGAGGACAGCTCGCGCCCTCTCCGGGGCGACGGCAAAGGCTTCCGCCAGGGCCGGCAGCTGCCGCTCCAGATCCGGATCCAGGGCGAAGCGGTCGGCATGGTGGGTGACCAGGGCGTGCAGGGCAAAGGCCGGGGCCTCCTGGGGCTGGTGATGCCAGCGCACCGCGGCCTGCACCAGGGAGGAAAGGCTCCATTTCCGGGTCAGGAGATGGCCAATCTCCGGGTGGAACTGGCTGATGAGGCCGGCCTCCGCCGCGGGCGGCACCTCCTCCCGGGCCAGCAGCTCGAAGAGCACGGTCTTGCCGATATCGTGGAGGATGCCGCAGACAAAGGCCTCCTCGGGATCGATGCCCGCCAGCTTGGCCAGCCGCTTGCCGATGAAGGCCACGAACAGGCTGTGCTGGAGCACCGGCCGGATCCTTTTCGCCGCCGCCGGGCTCATGGCACCGATGGCGTGGGCGGTGACGATGCTCTTCACCGCCGCCAGGCCAATCACCGAGATGGCGTGCTGGAGCGAGGTCACCTCCCCGGCCAGCCCATAAAAGGGTGAGTTCACCACTTTGAGGAGCTTGGTGGCCAGGATCTGATCGGCGATGATGATCTTGCCGATCTCGACCATGGACACGCTTTCCGACTGGGTGGCCCGGTTGAGCTTGTCCACCAGCTCCGGGGTCGGGGGAAGGGCGATCCGCCCCGACTCGATGCGGCGGCGCAGATCGGCCATCAGCTGCGCCCCCTGGTCCTGGGCCGCAGCCCGGGCCTCGTCCACC from Thermodesulfobacteriota bacterium harbors:
- a CDS encoding type II toxin-antitoxin system HicB family antitoxin, whose product is MTTYTAKYSKVESGYMGQLVEWPEVVTEGATIEECRQMLRDALHEMVLVYREQGREPGAPETP
- a CDS encoding DUF1343 domain-containing protein, yielding MSAPAVHLGIEVLAADPPKWLQGRRLGLLCNQASCDRAFRHSREILAGAFPGGLISLFTPQHGFFADKQDNMIETAHGRDPFSGLPVWSLYGETRTPTPAMLADIDVLVIDIQDVGTRVYTFFSTVAYCLKACAAAGRQVLVLDRPNPLGGLAVEGNLLAGDCRSFVGLYPLPMRHGLTVAEFARLANDGFGIGADLSVIPMAGWQRGMLFPDTGLPWVFPSPNMPTFAAALVYPGQVLWEGTNVSEGRGTTMPFELCGAPYWQPAAIRERLSAPDLAGAILRPVAFEPTANKWQGSFCCGFQIHVTDPVTFQPYRLSLALLRACLALYPEALAYKPPPYEYEFERLPLDLILGSRALRLALEAGADLADLVAGWQEDLASYRERVASHLLYPAAPEVPGDVQEGSG
- the hisF gene encoding imidazole glycerol phosphate synthase subunit HisF, whose amino-acid sequence is MLSKRIIPCLDVRAGRTTKGIRFKDNVDIGDPVEMARFYYEEGADEIVFYDITASSDQRDIMIDVVRRTAEAIFIPFSVGGGIRTVDDMRRVLLAGAEKVSVNSAAMKNPGIISEGARAFGSQCIVVGMDVKKVEPSAHIPSGYEMVINGGRTFMGVDALWWAREVERLGAGEICLNSIDADGTKAGYEMTLTPMISQAVTIPVIASGGAGTPEHIRAVLAEGHADAGLIASMTHYGTYTVRQIKDYLHGHGIKVRMAW
- the hisH gene encoding imidazole glycerol phosphate synthase subunit HisH → MIAIVDYKAGNLTSVERAVRHLGRPVVISHQPEVLKGAERIIFPGVGAAGQAMTDLVALGLDAVLREAFAAGIPILGICLGTQIIFSASDENDATCLGLLPGRVRAFPDPLFEGGERLKIPHMGWNQVRFVRQHPVFAGLAPEHEFYFVHGYYPEVAPEAADAVVGVTRYGIEVTSAVAKDSLVAVQFHPEKSGPAGLAILDNFCRWRP
- a CDS encoding P-loop NTPase, coding for MKIAISGKGGVGKTTILALLAVGLRRHGREVLVIDADPSPHMAATLGFADVSAITPVAEMKELLKERSGKEEGSPFYQLNPRVDDLLARFMVHKEGIHLMVVGAIATGGGGCACAENTVLRRLTTRLLLSPSQVVLLDMEAGVEHLGRGTVAGVDHLLVVVIPTQSSVRTGLRIQELARQVGIPRISFVGNQVAGPEDEAFLATALGAPPAAAFPDAAAIRQAERRRTPIDTVAADHAAATDALIAHLLA
- a CDS encoding DUF1737 domain-containing protein, giving the protein MKLYTYLTGPDDSTFCKRVCERLNNGWQLYGNPTLTFDGKNVIAGQALVKEVEGAYHPEIDLKAM
- a CDS encoding HDOD domain-containing protein — encoded protein: MRTVKGDLGLMGLAELLQWAEAGQKDGTLVISRGGVAKFFFFQAGRLIYFSSQQQGERLGEALLAAGALSLAQLAEVHQASNRLGIPFASFLIAERLVPVATLQETLHGLVRTAIADALTWEAGGFEFREEIPATVLNGPIRLNILQVLFQSTVQVDEARAAAQDQGAQLMADLRRRIESGRIALPPTPELVDKLNRATQSESVSMVEIGKIIIADQILATKLLKVVNSPFYGLAGEVTSLQHAISVIGLAAVKSIVTAHAIGAMSPAAAKRIRPVLQHSLFVAFIGKRLAKLAGIDPEEAFVCGILHDIGKTVLFELLAREEVPPAAEAGLISQFHPEIGHLLTRKWSLSSLVQAAVRWHHQPQEAPAFALHALVTHHADRFALDPDLERQLPALAEAFAVAPERARAVLAGVEKLQERASALV